Within Mycobacterium botniense, the genomic segment GATGATCACTACGTCAAAGAACTGGTCGTCGACCACCGCTGCGCTCCCCTCACCCACACCCGGACCATCGCCGGGCACATCCCAGCGTAAAACGTCCGGTGTGACCGGTCGCGCCCGTGAGCGGCCGATTCCGTACTCCACCGGTTCCCACTTCAAAAACCCCATCCGCCACAGGAGCCAAGAGCCAGCCAATAGACTCGGAATCGGGGGGGCTGAAGAGGAGCGTAACCACATGGCCACCATCGAAGCGGACGCAGCGGCCCGCACACCGTTTACCCAGGACCTGGAGAATGAGATAGCCGCCACGCAGCGATACTTCGACAGTCCGCGCTTCGACGGGATCATTCGGCTCTACTCGGCCCGCCAGGTGGTCGAGCAACGCGGCACAATCCCGGTGGACTATACCGTGGCACGTGAGGCCGCCACGGCCTTCTACGCCCGGCTGCGTGAGCTGTTTTCCCAGCGCAAATGCATCACGACCTTCGGCCCGTATTCGCCGGGGCAGGCCGTGACCATGAAGCGGATGGGTATCGAGGCGATCTACCTCGGCGGCTGGGCGACATCTGCCAAAGGGTCGGCTAGCGAGGACCCGGGCCCCGATTTGGCCAGCTACCCGCTGAGCCAGGTGCCGGACGAGGCTGCCGGGCTGGTGCGTGCCCTGCTGACCGCCGACCGCAATCAGCAATACCAGCGCCTTCGGATGAGTGAAGCGGAGCGCGCCGCGACCCCGGCCACCGATTTCCGCCCGTTCATCATCGCCGACGCCGACACCGGTCACGGCGGTGACCCGCACGTCCGGAACCTGATCCGGCGCTTTGTCGAGGCCGGCGTGCCGGGATATCACATCGAGGACCAGCGGCCCGGCACCAAAAAGTGCGGCCACCAGGGCGGCAAGGTTTTAGTGCCGTGCGACGAGCAGATCAAGCGGCTCAACGCGGCACGTTTCCAGCTCGATGTGATGGGAGTGCCCGGCATCATCGTTGCGCGCACGGATGCCGAGGCCGGCAACCTCATCGACAGCCGTGCCGACGAACGTGACCAGCCGTTTTTGCTTGGCGCTACCAACCTGAGAATCCCGTCGTACAAAGCCTGCTGGTTGGCGCTGATGCGGCGCTTTTACCAACTGGGAGTCAAGGAGCTCAACGGTCACCTGCTCTACTCGCTTCCGGACGGCGAGTACGCCGCGGCCGACGCCTGGCTGGAGCGGCAAGGCTTGGTGGACCTGGTCGCGCAGGCGGCTGCGGGGTGGCAGCAGAACGGGCGGCAATCCGTCGATGCGCTCTTCGACAACATCGAGGCCCGGTTCGTCGAGGCCTGGCAAGACGATGCCGGGCTGGAGACCTACGGCGAAGCCGTGGCGGATCTGCTGGAATTCCGGGAGAGCGAGGGCGAGCCGGCCGAGATGAGCACGGCTGAGTGGCGGCAGTTCGCGGCGCACGCTTCGCTGTTCGAGGCCCGCGAAAAAGCCAAGGAGCTGGGCGCCGACGTCGGTTGGGACTGCGAGCGTGCGAAAACTCCAGAAGGCTATTACCAGGTCCGCGGCGGGATACCCTATGCGATCGCCAAGTCGCTGGCCGCGGCGCCGTTCGCCGACCTGTTGTGGATGGAGACCAAGACCGCCGATCTCGCCGATGCCCGGCAGTTCGCCGAGGCGATCCATGCCCAGTTTCCCGACAAGATGCTGGCCTACAACCTCTCGCCGTCGTTCAACTGGGACACCACCGGCATGACCGACGAGGAGATGCGGGCATTCCCCGAGGAGCTCGCCAAGTTGGGGTTCGTGTTCAACTTCATCACCTACGGCGGCCACCAGATCGACGGCCTGGCCGCTGAGGAGTTCGCGACCGCCCTGCGGCAAGACGGCATGCTGGCGCTGGCGCGCTTGCAGCGCCAGCTGCGGCTGGTCGAGTCGCCCTACCGCACCCCGCAGACCCTGGTCGGGGGACCACGCGCCGACGCTGCGCTGCTGGCGTCCTCGGGACGCACGGCGACCACCAAGGCGATGGGCAAGGGCTCCACCCAGCATCAGCATCTCGTGCAGACCGAGGTGCCGAAAAAGCTGCTGGAGGACTGGCTGGCGATGTGGAGCGAGCACTACCGGCTCGGGGAGAAACTCCGGGTGCAGCTGCGCCCGCACCGCGCGGGTTCGGAACTGCTCGAGCTCATCATCTATCGCGAAGGCACCGACGCCGAGCAAAAGCTCGCCAACGTGATTTTCGCCCCGTTCCAAGACCGGCGCGGCAGCACTATCCTCACCGTGCGCGACCAGAACACGTTCGCCGAGCAGCTGCGTCAGAAACGGCTGATGACGTTGATCCATCTATGGCTGGTGCACCGGTTCAAGGCCGACGCCGTGCACTACGTCACCCCCACCGAGGACAACCTGTATCAAACGGAGAAGATGAAGTCGCACGGCATCTTCCGCGACGTGCATCAAGAGGTGGGGGAGATCATCGTCGCCGACGTCAACCACCCCCGCATCACCGAGCTGCTGGCGCCCGATCGGGTGGCACTGGGACGGTTGATTCGCAAGGAGGGCTGACAGCCCATCCGGCGGCAACCACAGCGGCGCGGCCGGAGCCGGGCGGCGCGCTCACCGCGGCACCATGCGCAGCACCACCGTTCGGCGCAGCACCCAGTGCTGGTCCACCGCGAAGCCCTGGCGTTCCGCCGCGCTCGTCACCGGCGACGGCACCCGGCGGTCGACGATGACCCACAGCGTCGCGCATGCCGCTAACCGGGGGCGCACGGTGTCGCTGTCAAGCGGCAGATCCTGTGACCACAGCTGGGCCGCTTCCGCACCCGAAACACCGGCCGCCACGTCGTCGAGCGGCACAAACGCGCCGGGTCGCGCCGCGGCGATGGCCCGCAGCGGTTCACGCGGGGCGGCGCCGAACACCACGCAGTCGTGCGGGCGGGCGCCGTGCTCGATCAGGTCGGCGACCGCGGAATAGTCTGCCGCACCTGGCTTTCCGTAACGGCCACGCTGTGTGATGAACGCCGTGCTCGAACTGGCCGCCAGGACCGCGAGCAACAGCACCACAAGCCGTATCCAGTGCCGCGCGATCGCCACAACACACACCCCGAGCACCAATCCCAGGCCCGGGGTGGTGAAAGTCAGGTATCGAGGTTGATAGACATCGCGGAACCACGCGGAGTAGCCGACGAGCAGCACAGTCGGCACCACGACCCACGGCACCGCCACAGCCAGGGCGGCGTGCGCACCGTGGGCGCGCCGGATTAGCACAGCGGCTGACCCGCAAGCCAGCAGCGCGACGCAAACGCCCAGAAAAAACCGCGAGCGGGTAAACCATTGCTCGAACAGCACCCCGGTCGCGAAACCGCCTTGGGCCGGATTGATCCAGTCGAGTTGTTGGCGTTGATTCAGCGTCAGCGATATCAGGGGGGACGCTAGAGCGAGGCCCCCCGCGGTGGCGGCCGCCCACGGCAGCAGGGTGCGCCGCGGCCGGCGCAGCGCCAGCGTCAGCGCGTGGGCGAACACCATGAGCCCCAGATACACAAAAGAGACGATGGCCAGCGCGAGCACGAGCCCGTAGAGGACCCACAGCGCGGCGCCACGAGCCGACGCCGCGACCACCAGGGCTACCGTGAGCCACACCGCGATCGCCGCGGTCAACGCATACGACCTGGCCTCGACCCCGGCCCACAGCGTGCGCGGCACGGCCGTGGCTGCCACCGCCGCCGCCCACCCGGTGGGGCGGCCGGCCAGCAACGTGCCCAGCACCAGCAGGCCGGCGGCGGCCGCGCCGACCGCGACAGCACTGGGCAGCCGCGCGGTGAACTCGTTGACCGGCACCCACGAGAACCACACGTGCATGGCCAGGTAGTACAGCCCATGAACCGCGTCGAAGTTCAGTAACAGACGCAGGATGTCGACCTCGGACCGGTTGGCAGCGGCTATGGTGGCGGCTTCATCGAACCAGAACGAGGGCCGCCACGACAGCAAAGCTGTCACCAGGGTCGCCGCCGCACCCGCCAGCCAGGGATCGGCGCGCTCCGACACCCGCAGCCTCGCGAGCGGAGTCGTCATCTCGCTGTGCACCGTCCCGCCGGGGGCACGGTCACCTCGCCCTGAGACGGTCGGTGCTGGTCAACGTCTCGCGTTCGGACGCTGAGCATCACCGCACGCCACGTCGGCTACCAGACCCGGATGTAGTCGATGAGCATATCGGCCGGAAAGGTGCCAAGTGCGGGATCGCCAGCGCCCGGCCCACCGACCGCAAGGCTGAAGATGGCAGCCATCAGGTAGCCGGGCTGATTAAAGGGCCAGACTCCTTTGATGGGTTTCGCCGCAACGGTGAAGTAGGGCGCCGCGCCGTCGACATAATCTCTCCAGAACTTGAAACCGTCGTCGTCCCAGCGCATTCGCCACGTGTGCCACCCGCTGTCGACTAACTCGGGGATTGATTTGCCTTCCCAGGTTTTGCCGTCGGACCGTGCATGGACGGTGGTTCCCGCCGGCCAATCACCGTTGCCGTACCACTCGACCACGTCAACTTCGCCGTCGGGAAGCGGTTCCTCGTTCACCGTCCAGAATGCGGGCCAGCAACCGGGAGTGAGGCAGTTGAATTTTATTCGGGCTTCCCAGGTATGGCCGATTCCGCCCTTCCAGTTGCTGTGGATTTTGCCGGTGTACCACTGGTCACCTTCTTGGGTGGCGCGCAGCACCAGATTGGAGTTGCCATCGAGGAAGACATTCTGGGCGCGGTAATGCCCCAAAACCGGGGGGTAGACGTCTTCATCCCAGTTCCACACCGTCCATTTCGCTAAATCGGGGCCCTGACCGGCGGGCCCATCGAACTCGTCCTGGAAGATGTACCCTCCGCTGGCGGCGCCGGGCGGCGCGGCGGGCGATGGCGCCGCCGGGGGGCTTGGCCGGGACGGGTGGGCGTGCGCGTCCGGCATCGGTATGGTGGCCGCGAGCAGGCCGAACCCGGTCATCATCATGATGCTGCGACGATCGATCTGAGCCACAGATCCGATAAAAGCAGGAACGACAGTCGCGGCGCAATTTGTGCATTTCTGGGGGCGCGTCGTCGGTGCGGCGACCGGCAGCAGCAAAAAGCCCCCCGGCGACTGGCTCCGGGGGGCTGTTTTTGGTAGCGGGGACAGGATTCGAACCTGCGACCTCTGGGTTATGAGCCCAGCGAGCTACCGAGCTGCTCCACCCCGCGACGGTAACTACCAGGTTACCGAATGGCTGACAGCGCCGCCAAATCACCGGATGAGCGGTGCGCTGCCGGGCGGCCAGTTGGTGCTGCCCCGCCGCCGAGTCGGCTGTTACTTGGCGGTGTTGAACTTGTTGATGGCGTCTTCGAGACGCTGCAGCGCAGCCCCGTAGCCGGCAAAGTCCCCCTTCTTCTGCGCATCCCGCGCCGCGCCGATCGCCGCCTGGATTTCCTTCAGCGCCGCGGCCTTGGCCGGTGACAACACGACAGCGCCGTTCGGCGACGGTGGGGTCTGCGCAGCCGGTGGCGGCTTGACCCCGGGCGCCGCCGCCAGCGGCGGGGTGCCCGCCGGCGGGTTCGCCGGCGCCCCGGCATCGGCCGGCTCAATTTCCGTCGCCGCCGCACCGGCGCCGGGCCCGAACAACTCGGTGAGCGCATCGCTGACCGTGGGGCCGTAGCCGACCTTGTCGTTGTACATCATCGCCACCCGGATCAACCGCGGGTAAGAGGACGCAGCGTCGCTGGCCCCCGGAGAGGCGTAGACGGGCTCGACATAGAGCAGCCCGCCCCGCCCGACCGGCAGGGTGAGCAGATTGCCCCACCGGATCCGGTTCTGGTTATCCCGCCCGATCACCCCGAGGTCCTGCGACACCGCGGTATCCGTGGTGATCGCGTTGTTGGCGAGTTTGGGACCGTTGACCTGGCCGGGGATGGTCAGCACCGTGATCTTGCCGTACGTCGCGGGATCGGAGCTGGCGCTGATATAGGCGGCCAGATAGTCGCGCTTAAACCTGTTCATCGCGCTTGTCAGCTGGTATGAAGCCGAATTGTCGTCTTTAGCAAGGTTTTTGGCGACGATGTAATACGGCGGCTGATAGCTGCTGGCAGTCGGATTCGGATCCAGTGGTACATCCCAGAAATCCGATGTGGAAAAGAACGTGACCGGATCGTTGACGTGATATTTCGCCAGCAGCATTCGCTGCACCTTGAACAGATCCTCGGGATAGCGCAGGTGGTCGGCGAGCTCCGGTGTGATATCGCTCTTGGGTTTGACGGTGCCGGGGAACACCTTCATCCACGCTTTGAGCACCGGGTCGCGCTCATCTTGCGCATATAACGTGACGGTCCCGTCGTAGGCGTCCACGGTGGCCTTGACCGAGTTGCGGATATAGGACACCTGCTTGTCGGGGGTCACCCGGTTGAACGCCACCTCATTGGAATCGGCCGTGGCCGACGACAACGAGGTGAGCTCGGAGTACGGATAGTTGTCCAGCGTGGTGTAGCCATCGATGATCCACACCAGCCTCCGGTTGACCACCGCCGGGTACACGCGGCTGTCGGTCGTCAGCCACGGCGCCACCGCTTGCACCCGCTGCGCCGGATCACGGTTGAACAAAATTTTGCTGTTAGATCCGATCACATTGGAGAACAAGAAGTTTCGTTCAGCGAATTTCGCGGCGAACACGCTGCGGGACAACCAGCTGCCGATCGGGACCCCGCCACTGCCCGCGTACGTGTAATTCTTGGTTTCGGTGCTGGTTTCGTAGTCGTATTCCCTGTCGGCCCCGTTCTTGCCGACGATCGCATAGTCTGCGGGAGCACTGGCGATCACCGGCCCGAAGTAGATCCGCGGCTGGTCAAGCCGCGCCGGCCCGTCGGAGATCACTCCGCCGTTGGCGCCGACAACATTGACCAAAAACTCCGGATAACCGCCGTTTTGGTTGGGATCGTTGGCGATCCCGCGCACGGTGTTGGCCGGGGACGCGATGAATCCATTGCCGTGCGTGTACACGGTGTGGCGATTGATCCAATCCCGCTGGTTGTCGATCAACCTGTCTGGGTTCAGTTCGCGGGCCGCGACGACGTAGTCACGCAGGTTGCCGTCCCGGTCCACGTACCGGTCGATCGACAGCTGGTCGGGAAAGTAGTAGAAGTTCTTTCCCTGCTCGAACTGGGTGAACGCCGGGCTGACGATGGTGGGATCAAGCAGCCGGATATTCGACGTCGTGGCGCGGTCGGCCGCAACCTGCTGAGCTGTCGCCGGGGCGTCGCCGCTGTAGTTGCGGTAGGTCACCACATCGTCGGTGAGGCCGTACGCTTGCCGGGTCGCGGTGATACTCCGGCGGATGTATTCGCTTTCCTTCTGAGCAGCGTTGGGTTTGACGCTGATCTGCTCGACCATAAGCGGCCAGGCCGCGCCCACGATCAACGACGAGAGCAGCAGCAGAACCAAACCGATAGCCGGAATCCGCAAGTCACGCAACGTGATCGCAGAGAAGACGGAAATCGCACAGATGAGTGCGATCGCCACCATGATCAGCTTGGCGGGCAGCACAGCATTGATATCGGTATAACCCGCGCCGGTGAACGGTTTACCGCCTCGGGTATGCGAAAGCAGTTCGTAGCGGTCCAGCCAGTACGCTGCCGCTTTGAGCAACACCAGCATTCCGGCCAGGCTCAACAACTGCACACGTGCCGAGCGGGTCATCGCACCGGTACGACCAGATAGTCGAATACCGCCGAACACGTAGTGCGCCAACAGGTTTGCTACGAACGCCAGTAGCAGCGCGACGAACAAGTAGCTGAGCACCAATCGATAGAACGGCAGATCAAATGCATAAAAGCCCAGATCCTTACCGAACTGCGGATCGTTGATCCCGAAGTCGCCGCCGTGCAGGAACAGCTGGATGCGCACCCAGTATGTCTGTGCGATGATGCCGGCCAGCAGCCCGATGACCGCGGGTATGCCGATAGCGATCACCCGCAGCCGCGACATGACCACCGCGCGGTACCGTGCCACCGGGTCGTTGTCGTTGCTGGGCACGAACACCGGCCGGGTGCGGTAGGCCAGCGCCAGCCCGCCGAATACGATGCCGCCGACCACCACTCCCGCCACCACGAACACCCCCAAGCGGGTGAGGAGAACAGTGGTGAATACCGAGCGGTAGCCGAGCTCACCGAACCACAACCAGTCGACGTAGCCGTCGATCAGCCGCGGCCCGGCCAGCAGCAACACGATCACAGCCAGCGCAATCCCGATC encodes:
- the aceA gene encoding isocitrate lyase ICL2 — its product is MATIEADAAARTPFTQDLENEIAATQRYFDSPRFDGIIRLYSARQVVEQRGTIPVDYTVAREAATAFYARLRELFSQRKCITTFGPYSPGQAVTMKRMGIEAIYLGGWATSAKGSASEDPGPDLASYPLSQVPDEAAGLVRALLTADRNQQYQRLRMSEAERAATPATDFRPFIIADADTGHGGDPHVRNLIRRFVEAGVPGYHIEDQRPGTKKCGHQGGKVLVPCDEQIKRLNAARFQLDVMGVPGIIVARTDAEAGNLIDSRADERDQPFLLGATNLRIPSYKACWLALMRRFYQLGVKELNGHLLYSLPDGEYAAADAWLERQGLVDLVAQAAAGWQQNGRQSVDALFDNIEARFVEAWQDDAGLETYGEAVADLLEFRESEGEPAEMSTAEWRQFAAHASLFEAREKAKELGADVGWDCERAKTPEGYYQVRGGIPYAIAKSLAAAPFADLLWMETKTADLADARQFAEAIHAQFPDKMLAYNLSPSFNWDTTGMTDEEMRAFPEELAKLGFVFNFITYGGHQIDGLAAEEFATALRQDGMLALARLQRQLRLVESPYRTPQTLVGGPRADAALLASSGRTATTKAMGKGSTQHQHLVQTEVPKKLLEDWLAMWSEHYRLGEKLRVQLRPHRAGSELLELIIYREGTDAEQKLANVIFAPFQDRRGSTILTVRDQNTFAEQLRQKRLMTLIHLWLVHRFKADAVHYVTPTEDNLYQTEKMKSHGIFRDVHQEVGEIIVADVNHPRITELLAPDRVALGRLIRKEG
- a CDS encoding glycoside hydrolase family 16 protein, which translates into the protein MDRRSIMMMTGFGLLAATIPMPDAHAHPSRPSPPAAPSPAAPPGAASGGYIFQDEFDGPAGQGPDLAKWTVWNWDEDVYPPVLGHYRAQNVFLDGNSNLVLRATQEGDQWYTGKIHSNWKGGIGHTWEARIKFNCLTPGCWPAFWTVNEEPLPDGEVDVVEWYGNGDWPAGTTVHARSDGKTWEGKSIPELVDSGWHTWRMRWDDDGFKFWRDYVDGAAPYFTVAAKPIKGVWPFNQPGYLMAAIFSLAVGGPGAGDPALGTFPADMLIDYIRVW
- a CDS encoding glycosyltransferase family 39 protein, whose protein sequence is MTTPLARLRVSERADPWLAGAAATLVTALLSWRPSFWFDEAATIAAANRSEVDILRLLLNFDAVHGLYYLAMHVWFSWVPVNEFTARLPSAVAVGAAAAGLLVLGTLLAGRPTGWAAAVAATAVPRTLWAGVEARSYALTAAIAVWLTVALVVAASARGAALWVLYGLVLALAIVSFVYLGLMVFAHALTLALRRPRRTLLPWAAATAGGLALASPLISLTLNQRQQLDWINPAQGGFATGVLFEQWFTRSRFFLGVCVALLACGSAAVLIRRAHGAHAALAVAVPWVVVPTVLLVGYSAWFRDVYQPRYLTFTTPGLGLVLGVCVVAIARHWIRLVVLLLAVLAASSSTAFITQRGRYGKPGAADYSAVADLIEHGARPHDCVVFGAAPREPLRAIAAARPGAFVPLDDVAAGVSGAEAAQLWSQDLPLDSDTVRPRLAACATLWVIVDRRVPSPVTSAAERQGFAVDQHWVLRRTVVLRMVPR
- a CDS encoding UPF0182 family protein, with amino-acid sequence MGMRPAAKMPKLTRRSRVLIGIALAVIVLLLAGPRLIDGYVDWLWFGELGYRSVFTTVLLTRLGVFVVAGVVVGGIVFGGLALAYRTRPVFVPSNDNDPVARYRAVVMSRLRVIAIGIPAVIGLLAGIIAQTYWVRIQLFLHGGDFGINDPQFGKDLGFYAFDLPFYRLVLSYLFVALLLAFVANLLAHYVFGGIRLSGRTGAMTRSARVQLLSLAGMLVLLKAAAYWLDRYELLSHTRGGKPFTGAGYTDINAVLPAKLIMVAIALICAISVFSAITLRDLRIPAIGLVLLLLSSLIVGAAWPLMVEQISVKPNAAQKESEYIRRSITATRQAYGLTDDVVTYRNYSGDAPATAQQVAADRATTSNIRLLDPTIVSPAFTQFEQGKNFYYFPDQLSIDRYVDRDGNLRDYVVAARELNPDRLIDNQRDWINRHTVYTHGNGFIASPANTVRGIANDPNQNGGYPEFLVNVVGANGGVISDGPARLDQPRIYFGPVIASAPADYAIVGKNGADREYDYETSTETKNYTYAGSGGVPIGSWLSRSVFAAKFAERNFLFSNVIGSNSKILFNRDPAQRVQAVAPWLTTDSRVYPAVVNRRLVWIIDGYTTLDNYPYSELTSLSSATADSNEVAFNRVTPDKQVSYIRNSVKATVDAYDGTVTLYAQDERDPVLKAWMKVFPGTVKPKSDITPELADHLRYPEDLFKVQRMLLAKYHVNDPVTFFSTSDFWDVPLDPNPTASSYQPPYYIVAKNLAKDDNSASYQLTSAMNRFKRDYLAAYISASSDPATYGKITVLTIPGQVNGPKLANNAITTDTAVSQDLGVIGRDNQNRIRWGNLLTLPVGRGGLLYVEPVYASPGASDAASSYPRLIRVAMMYNDKVGYGPTVSDALTELFGPGAGAAATEIEPADAGAPANPPAGTPPLAAAPGVKPPPAAQTPPSPNGAVVLSPAKAAALKEIQAAIGAARDAQKKGDFAGYGAALQRLEDAINKFNTAK